The window CATCTTAGAAGCTGGATTTAAGAGAGAGGGGGCTACCATGTCAAAGTTTAATACCATGGGTAACAAAGTCGAATCATCTAAGGCTTGGAGGAAAcatttttccaataaaataaaaagtaaattcgaGATCCTATCTAATTATAACCATGATATTAAGTGTTTCAGGTGTTTGAGGAGTGGACATATAGCTTCACAATGTCCAAACAAAAGGATTATAGTTATAAGAGAGCACGAGGATATCGAATATAAAAGTGATAAATCAAAGGAGCATGAAATGCCACTTGAGGATTGTAGTGATGTTATCTATTACTTATACAAATAGTTTGAACCATGAACTTGCACTAAACATATTTAAGAAGTTTCAAAGAACTAACAAATAACATTAAATCATCaataacatgcatgaagtttCAAAGTTCAAAACTATCAAAGCTAAACAACAAACATAGTCATGCTATTTGGATTcaaaacttgatatttttaacaattatatgTCAAAACATACTTGTATGAATCATGAACTTGCactaaaaacataaattgatCAACATGCTTCCAAAATCTTTAACCCATAAACATATGCatcttattgttttattataaaacagattcaaacaccAATTAAAATACCTCAAATACATCattaatatgttattgaatGAAAACACGGAATTAAACAAGCATTAAAGCCAAGAACTATGTCTTTGGTGCAAGCCTCACTAACACATtattaaccaaaactaaaaaaattattataatgaaaGCTTGAGAAATCTAAAATATGCTTAAagcaagaacaaaaacaaaacaaactctgctgaaaaaacttcaaattattcTAGCaccaaaatcaaaccaaaaaaatgcaAGATAAGCTTAAACAATATCAAAAGAGGTTTAAACATTAAGAAAACATGAATAGGTAGGTCACATAGGCTCCACCCTTGAACTTTTACATGGTTATAACTTCTCTAAGCTTGCTAGCTATgtattgttgtttttcttctcttttctttccttatttccCTATAACTATCTTTTCATTCCAAAGCTTATTAGACTCTCTATATTAGGCTATTGAACCTTCAgattagcattttttttcacaatgtgtttctccatgtttttcctcttttttttttcattttccaggGGGTATTTATATGGTTTTACTAGGGTTCTTGATGGATTCAAACATAGATTAATCAAAACTTAGCcatttgatcaaaataagagAGTTCTGGACAAATGTTAAAGCTGGAACCTTTGTCCTTCAATGGTTTTGGGATGGTGGTTTTGTAGCAAATTTACCTAGGTGGTTTATTTTGCTTGGAGATAAAGGCATGCATCCCTcaccttctaattttttatgaaagatttATGAACCTTGATAATAACTCTATGGGAATTTTTATGTGTGAACACTCGAAAAAGTTGAGTGGTTTTGTATAAATAGGTATCTTAGTCAAAGCTGACTGAGTTGACCAATTTTGAGGTTTCGTCGGAGCAACTTTAATATAAACATCATTGAAGACCACCTGAACTTGGTAGAGGAGAAGCATACCTTTCGATTGGATCCATTCTTACTCAATTTGGAGGTATGTAACTCCATATTTATTCATTTGAAGGTGCCAACTCGATCAATTAAGAATCTCAAAATGCAGTGATGGTTGATCAGGGACAAGATGTTATTgagtttgttgaagaagatggaTGTAAACGTTTGATGAGAGTAATTGATCTTTGTAGAGGgggtgttttttagtttaatggtGGTGGTTACAATCCTCTAGGTGGTTAAAGATGTCACATTCATTCGCTTGAAGGTGCCTACTCGATTAGCTAAAACTGTTAAGAAGAAACTAAAAAGTAGTTGAACAACATGTCGTCTAGGTTAAACCCtgtaaattagggtttttattttaggatttgaaaattttcactttagtcatgttcttctaattgcttttaattgcatCTGTAATTGCCTTccaaactcttaatttcatgcaatttcacctATGTCAAACTCAATCATCAGCTTCAAAGTTGATCGCctatttcattttagtccttggttatgaaattgttttgaccctcaattgatcaacaaactcCCAATTGAACAATTTTAACCCCTGCATTCACGCACCTTTTTCAGTTTCGTCCTTGATGGTTGGATTTCtttaatcaagtccctaattactcatcaaacttcaatatttatgcaagtaagcccctgatttgactaaattaactctttaaaattgcaatcaaaccccagactttaatttctttcaattaaagcctTAAAACCTAGATtgacttcaaaaattaatttttgttgcaATTacgtatttaataaaattaattaagccttcCTGAATTCTCATTGAGTCCTTACCTATCCAAATGTATTTCTTTAtgccaaataaaaatattttcacaaatGGGTCCCTTTATCAATCAAAATTGGGTTAccaatcttatatattttagtcCTCCAACTTTTCCACTTGTCATTTTGGTTCTTTACCACCAACTTGGGCAATATTCTAGGCTTTCTTCATATATatcctcttgtattttgaatttttttttctatttttctatttttttcttgattttttatggggTCAAAAGTGAATAATAACATGTAACAATAAGAATAATAGATTTAAATAAGATGGTCCACTTGCTGTGAATGTACGTGCACAAGTCATAACACTGGTGTATACAAATACTAATGAGAgacagaaacaaaaaattaaattataaaaagttgATTGTTAAATAGCTGCCGTAAGCCAaataaatcccaaaaaaaaatcattgtaaaaaCCAAGTCCAAAAGAAACTTTAATGTAACTAAATCCTTTTTCAGGTCCATAAGTGTCACTTAGCAAATATTACCAGTGAATCTCAGTACCACAGAAAATAACAAGGCATTATCCACGGACATTGTTGCATAAACCACAAGACCAGGGAGGATTTGGTCAAGAAAGAACAGATTGAGAAGCATATACAGTAATATGGGATTCTGCATTTTACAAAGAGAGAACTTTAGTGAAACAGATTGATCTAATCCCTTCCAtcgaacaaaaaaaaccaactggATGGTGGATGTTCTTTATCACCATTGTGAAGTTCCTTTTTCTGCATTTACAAAGAGAGAACTTTAGTGAAACAGATTGATCTAATCCCTTCCAtcgaacaaaaaaaaccaactggATGGTGGATGTTCTTTATCACCATTGTGaagttcctttttatttatttatttacttttgtttaaGTGAAGGAAGGCCCAATCCTATTCAAGAATAAATCTAGATCTGGCTATTATGctataaaagaaatataggTTATTGATATGATATCGCGGAGACATCAGGGCGTTGCTGTATAACTGATCAATTGAAAGAATCACTGTATTGCTATATTGCTTAAAGCAATTCTAACATGGCAgaaaagcatgaaaaataaaaaactaaacataGTTGGCAACTGGAGTGCTCTTAAAGAACAGCCACCACTGAATTATGACGAACGAATCATAAATGCAATTGGCCAAAATTCCCATAAATCAGAATTAAAGTTCTCTGCGGGAAAAGAGTAGACTATGCAAGTATCAAATGCCTCCAACACCTACAAATAGAGGACCACggtaaaactaaaaatcaaatcaattcatCCAGTCATCATGATCCTCGAAACATGTTTATGTGGAGCTACTTATTGACACTCCTTTCCAAGTGccatccagaaaaaaaaatataacaaatgaGAATTGGATTCAAACAATGCCTCATCAAATAGCAGACAACCTTTAGGGCTTGAGAGCAATTGCCAGCCCAAACCTGGGATTTTTGTCCAAGGCCTTGGTGTCAAACTCACTGGAAATTGTCAGCACTGACTTTGGTATGACCTCATGCTGCACCAATGCCCCAAGTTTCCCATGATTGTTGAGCTTGGCTTTCACCACTGTCAGGTGATCAACAGCAAATGACCCTCCAACAGTAAAAGTATTCTCATTAGAGGAAAACCTTCTTGTGATCTCCCCAACAGCAGCACTCTTTTTCAGCAGATCCAGATGATGCACATACGATGCTCTAATAGAATCTCCCTTGTCACCTCTGTgagaaagaaagcaaataagAATTAGTGTAATACATTTCACCAATCTTTTCCAAGTGTATATATTTAAATTCCACATTTTAAATACAATATCTAGCATAGTTGGGATGCCAATGAGGCTAGAGACGTACAAAATTATTGAAGCATAAGAATCAGGTTTGGTTACACTGATGCCAGCAGTGTACTTCGTGAAACTACCAGAAGTAGTATCATAGCCTGCCTCAGCACCAAAAGCAATTGTTGGAGTACCAATGGTGGCTGTAACATCAATTGCTGGAGATTGGTTCAAAGCAGCAGCAGTAGTGAAAGTTGCATGGTCGTGGAAATATTGAAACTCCAACTGCAAAATACAGGGCaggaaagaaatataaaaagccAAGACTATCATTACAAACAGTTTCAAGTTAGCAGGTAGGTGTCAGATTGGGTCGAAGCCCTGCTCCACCACTAATCAAGGCACAAGCAATATTATCACTCCTATCAGAAAAAAGAACAATTCTCCCCTGATCATAAGTTCAGCatctatttcattttttttttttacttttcgaGGAGTTCAAGCTTAAAAGATGCCCAGCTCCCTACCTTGCCAGAGTTATGGTCAGGTAATTTGATCGAAGCAACAGTCTTTGTTGATGGAAGCAAGTCGGTGAATGTCAAGGTTGCTGAAATCTGTCAGAATGAAATGAGAGAGTAAGATGCTTATTTGAAACAAGGGACATGCAGGTGGTGTTTTCTTTAACTTTAAGAAGCAACATACGTTGGACTCAGTGTCAACTTTAACATCAAATGTAGTATTCTTGTACTTGTACAGTGTAGCAACATCCCCAGCTAAGAGTCCTCCTTTCTTCACAGCTGTTGATGTGAGGGCCTGATAAACAGAAAACATATCAAACATCACAAAGCGCAGGTGATGGAAGTCTTCCCAACTGCATTTTTAAGGAGGTACAGAGTTggcaacaaaaaaaagtgaCCGCCCCAAATAGTTAaagttcaaaacaaaaacataaaccaattgagtttaaaaaatcattcacGTAGCCATATATGGTAGCCAGAACTCCATCCATCACTCAATTGTAGAAAAGAATAATTAACATGATTCATAAAATAACTTACAGCTAGTTGCATTAGAGATTTCATTTTCCAAAAGCTACATCGCTCTTTACACTTGTGAAAAAATGGATAGAAACGGAATAAAACATGTTTCCACTCACATGGAAAGTTAAACCAAATGCCTTAGAATAACATCACTAGTTGTTCTAAATTTTCAATAGTATCCACTTAGAGCATTAGAACCGTTTAGCCGTAGAGTAAGGCCACTGAATTTcttattttgagaaaatatttcCCTTTCTTCGTTACCTTACACATCCTTCTGAAGACCATTTCTATTGTTAAACACCCTTTTCACACAGCATCAATTGTTGTTAGTTTTGAGAAGGTTGCAAACATTCCCTCAACTTTTTTAGGCAAAAAATGGAGACTATGCAACAGTTTGGAAAGCCTTTCTCTACTTTTACACTAATTATCCTTTTGACGGGACAAAAGCAGAAAGATTAGTGAATTAGCCAAACATCAGAAGAACAGCtaggttttcttttaaaatacaaacgTCTAGATTCCTTGGAAGTAAGAGATAAAGAGTGGACTGAGATTCGAAAGGCAGGACAGCAGCATTTGACTCAAATCACGATTCGAAAGATAAATCACAAcgtataaatatataaaaagaaagaaaaaccctGATCGGAATCGTCAAAATTAAGTATCCAGAAAGGAAAATCAGTGAGACATAACAACAAAGAATCACATAAACACATACCACTCCAGTATCGCTGTAAGTAGAGACGCTGAATTTCTGATCAGAATTATAATCCCTGGTCAGCAGATCTACATGTCACCAATAAATAATCATCGTCGGatcattgattttgattttctttcacaGATAGAAATAGATTGATTGATTACCTTTGGCTTTCTTGCCGATATCGGCGAAGAGTCCAGGTCCTTTGCTCATGGTTGGTCTTGCCAAAACGAGACTGGAGAGCCACGGATCTTTGCCTTCTCTCTCTTCCCCCCTTGATATGTTCTGAAAAGTTCCCAGATAACCAAGTAACTAAAAAgagcaggtaaaaaaaaatacaaagctataAATTGAAGCCCAATTCACAAGCTACGTGGAAAATAGACCCAACTTTACAAGCTACATGGATAATTTAGCCCAATTCTACTAGCGTGCTTGACCAAGAGTCTCAAATTAGCCAATTGAAAGACTTTTGAtcttatttacttttatttttgtaattaatctATTCAGCATGGAtcatatagtgttttttttttaatgattctcattgttcttcctctttttaaaaggatttaattttgaattgtcacctatataaaaaagagaaagattaaaaaacattaaatgtaacattaatattatattcacctaaaatttttaacatatatgTATTGTTATTAATCCGTTCAAGGACTTAGAATGGGTCATCCCTTTATGATGCAGCTTAGATTACTTATAGGcggtaaatcatttttttttatatgcaccCAAACCAAATCACTAtgttcaaagataacatctctatgACTTTTATTGGCTTTAAACGCATATTGctcattcttcttttctatttgttgtCAAACACTTTTATGGAATTTCTTCATCATTTcaacctttttatttatatcaagaCTTTTAGATAGAGCATCAATCACAATATCATCTTTACCTTGCTTTTATATAATGACATATCTAGATAAAGCATCAACCACAATATCAGAGCATCAACCATAATATCATCATTTACCTTACTTTTATTTAATGACATATCTAGATAGAGTATCAACCACAATATCATCTTTACCTTGCTTTTACTTAATGACATGAAAATGTCTCAATGAACTCCACTTATTTAGCATACTTTCTATTCAGCTGAACTTGTCttttcaagtgcttcaatgattcgTGATTTGTATGGATAACGAACTCTTTCAACCATAAGTAATGTTGTTAAGTCTCCAAAGTTATAACCAATATGTAAAGCTTCTTGTCACAGGTTGGGTATTTCAATGCTGCTATATTTAGCTTTCCACTAATATAGGTTATTGGTCGCTTCTCTTGCATTAAAACAACTCTAATACTTATTTATGATGTATCACTTAATCTTATATGCTCTTAAAAAAAGTTAGGCAATGCTAATAAATACGtaaaatataacatttctttaatcaaattgaatgCACTCTTTTGTTCACTACCCTATTTAAaatcaatagatttttttaaaaaatcagtgaGCAGTGCAACTAGTGTATAAAAATCTTTAACAAATtgcctataaaaacaaaaaaaaaaactgtgaaaACTCCTTACCTTACTAATTGACTTAGACGATGGCCATTCTTTGATAGCCTTCACCTTGTTTTCATCCATCTCTATATCTTTTGTACTAACAACGcagccaagaaaaataaatttatctatgCAAAAAGTATAATTCTCTAAGTTGgcatatagttttttattcctCAAAACATCAAGCACAAAACTTAAAGGGTTAATATACTCATCTAACCTTTCATTGTATTTGAAGATATTATCAAAATAGACTGCAATAAATCTTCTTATAAATGCACTtaatacatgattcattaatcTTATAAATGTATTCGGTGCATTAGTGAGATCAAATCGCATAAACAACCACTCATATAACCCATATctaattttaaagataattttcgTTCATATCtttctttcatcctaatttgatgatattcgttttttaattcaatgtttataaagatatataatccatgtaactcatctaatATGTCATCTAGCCTATAAATTGAATGTCTATATTTTACTATAATATTGTTGGCAACCTTGTAATCAATACAAATCCTCTAAAACCCATCTTTCTTAAACATAAGTAGTATTGAAACTGCATATGAACTCATGCTCTCCCTTAAGTACCCTTTATTCAGTAGCTTATCAACTTGTCTTTAAGGATCTTTTATCTCCTCTAGATTTTATATCTCTCGgcacaaaatcaatttgatgttttattCTTCTAATAGGTAGTAAATCACTAAGAACATCATTAAAGAACACATCTTCGTATGCTTACAACAAAGAATAACACCATTATGAagagatttttcaaaatcattagtATTAAACTATgtctctttttataaaaatacaaatataggTTGGTTAGTGTAAAAAGCACTTTTTATTAGTCTGGATGCACACCAATCtttatgattttgttgataacaaaatatatgattaatgttgtctgtgtgtgtgtgtgtatgtgtgtgttttacATTAATGACttaagtattaaaaaaacataaaaaaaaatgaagtttatgACTTTATTTATTGCATGATATGCTAGAAATATTTTAcagttaaatgatattttaatttgagtaATGATAGTTTATATTCATCAAActaatactattattattatttctttcaaatGATTTACATAAAACATCATTGTCTAGAActtaaattgaatcattttgCTTTAGTTCTTACATATCATTTACTCTATTTTTGGTAACCCTTTCTAATTATCATTCTGATCAAAATAACCACATCAATAACCATTTAGTCGAGGTTGACTTAACCTAATTAAACCACTCGATACCCTtataattatcatcatcatgCTATCATTAGCATTGACATTTCTTTACCATGACTTTTCTCATCACTCGTATTTATAAATCTACTAAATCACAAACCTAACTCTGATATCAAAATGTAACATCCCCAACATTGATACAAATTCCtttataataaatctaaaaattgtgTAAATTCTTTTTAACTGATCAATGAAATGATTAATCGATTTATCTGGCAGTTTAATTAGTCAACTGGATCAATCTAAGAGTATCCATATTTGTAACTCATtaagattttatcaaaatttctgCAAAGTCTCTTTTGTATTTGGATTATCCCAAATGTCAACACCAAAATCATATCAC is drawn from Populus nigra chromosome 5, ddPopNigr1.1, whole genome shotgun sequence and contains these coding sequences:
- the LOC133695067 gene encoding mitochondrial outer membrane protein porin 2-like; this encodes MSKGPGLFADIGKKAKDLLTRDYNSDQKFSVSTYSDTGVALTSTAVKKGGLLAGDVATLYKYKNTTFDVKVDTESNISATLTFTDLLPSTKTVASIKLPDHNSGKLEFQYFHDHATFTTAAALNQSPAIDVTATIGTPTIAFGAEAGYDTTSGSFTKYTAGISVTKPDSYASIILGDKGDSIRASYVHHLDLLKKSAAVGEITRRFSSNENTFTVGGSFAVDHLTVVKAKLNNHGKLGALVQHEVIPKSVLTISSEFDTKALDKNPRFGLAIALKP